Proteins from one Niallia circulans genomic window:
- a CDS encoding NEAT domain-containing protein, with the protein MKAAKIALAFLVILFSVVSTVIPSNNSAYAAELNSSSVVADGEYSVGYTILHATNNEASMADQYYTKPGKLIIKDGQAKVQVEYSNYITEFKVNGTPTTKLSEAGGKITAEFPVADLDGLTEAEIHVEVPAISYDHWYTVRFDFDTDSLPVQTPSEEAEEPTTTPETSGEEAEEPATTPETPGEEAEEPATTPETPGEEAEEPATTPETPSEEAEEPVTTPETPSEEAEEPVTTPETPSEEAGEETPAQPQDEIVYEDGEYDVDYTVLHGTAEEKSIADNYFTKPSKVIVKDGIATVQTEYSSLITEFTVEGKAPEIISNDGTKTVAEFSVASLNGITEAQIHVEIPAINYDHWYTVRFDFNTDNLPVVEEKEPLADGHYTIDYQVWKEKTDEASSMGNYLSKPAELIVENGKSYIQLNLSSSNFVTGFKTEINGQYVDAEVISQDDEAKTKVLRFEVENLSDNTNIQLAMSYGMNHVVRMVFDEASVAVKEQEETPEPTPGEGEEEPLADGHYTIDYKVWKENADEASSMGNYLSKPAKLIVENGKSYIQLNLSSSNFVTGFKTEVNGQYVDAEVISQDDEAKTKVLRFEVENLNDTTNIQLAMSYGMNHVVRMVFDESTITVSEPEETPEPTPGEGEEEPLADGLYTIDYLVWKENADEASSMGNYLSKPAKLIVENGKSYIQLNLSSSNFVTGFKTEVNGQYVDADVISQDAAANTKVLRFEVENVNDVKNIQLAMSYGMNHIVRMVFDEGSIAVDVPEENPGTTPGEGEGENPGTTPGEGEGENPGTTPGEGEGENPGTTPGEGEGENPGTTPDEEQGANSEFVDGKYDLQYSILHALQNEKSMADQYFTKPGKVTLKNGNATVQVEFSDYITEFKLNGKDAKIVSQSAGKTIVEFAVADLSGLTTAEIHVEVPAIGYDHWYTVRFDYDTSNLPTKSGGNDNTGGGNEEENGSENEEEEKPAEETPGNVDEDTNDQDDKGENAVLKNGEYTVDYSVLHASKNEKSMADSYFVKPGKLIVKDGKVVARLTIKTDFITEFLVGSKAVKVISESGDSKVVEFPVADLASPTVGNIHVVIPELNYDHWYEIRFLFDVSDLPVAGIENDFDQINPEDTNTTTPDETTNNNSEDNLEYNRDGDTNSEQTNSSAEASGKVVNAKTADTAQIGLYLLLLLSSIAVLIRKYRTRTL; encoded by the coding sequence ATGAAGGCTGCAAAGATTGCTCTTGCGTTTCTAGTAATACTCTTTTCCGTCGTAAGTACAGTGATTCCTTCGAATAACAGTGCTTATGCTGCTGAGTTGAACAGCAGTTCAGTAGTAGCAGATGGGGAATATAGTGTAGGCTATACAATTTTGCATGCAACAAATAATGAAGCCTCAATGGCAGACCAGTACTATACAAAGCCTGGAAAACTAATCATTAAGGATGGGCAGGCTAAAGTTCAGGTTGAATACAGTAATTATATTACTGAGTTTAAGGTAAACGGTACTCCCACAACAAAATTAAGTGAAGCTGGCGGCAAAATCACAGCAGAATTTCCTGTTGCTGATTTGGACGGATTAACTGAAGCTGAAATTCATGTTGAAGTACCTGCTATAAGTTATGATCACTGGTATACAGTAAGATTTGACTTTGATACTGATTCATTGCCGGTTCAAACACCAAGTGAAGAAGCAGAAGAGCCAACAACGACACCAGAAACATCAGGTGAAGAAGCAGAAGAACCTGCAACAACTCCGGAAACACCAGGTGAAGAAGCAGAAGAACCTGCAACAACACCAGAAACACCAGGTGAAGAAGCAGAAGAACCTGCAACAACACCAGAAACACCAAGTGAAGAGGCAGAAGAGCCTGTAACAACACCGGAAACACCAAGTGAAGAGGCAGAAGAGCCTGTAACAACACCGGAAACACCAAGTGAAGAAGCAGGAGAGGAAACGCCTGCTCAACCACAAGACGAAATCGTTTATGAAGACGGTGAATATGACGTCGACTATACGGTTTTGCATGGAACTGCTGAAGAAAAATCGATAGCAGATAACTACTTTACAAAACCAAGTAAAGTAATAGTTAAAGATGGAATTGCTACTGTTCAAACAGAATATAGCAGCTTAATTACGGAATTTACTGTAGAAGGTAAAGCTCCAGAAATTATCAGCAATGATGGTACAAAAACAGTTGCAGAGTTTTCAGTAGCATCATTAAATGGCATCACAGAAGCACAAATACATGTTGAGATACCAGCAATCAATTATGATCATTGGTACACAGTAAGATTTGATTTCAACACAGATAACTTGCCTGTTGTCGAAGAAAAAGAGCCTTTAGCAGATGGCCATTACACAATCGACTATCAGGTTTGGAAAGAAAAAACAGATGAAGCCTCCAGCATGGGCAATTATTTATCAAAGCCAGCTGAACTTATTGTTGAAAACGGCAAAAGCTATATCCAGCTTAACCTGTCCTCCAGCAACTTTGTAACAGGCTTTAAAACAGAGATTAACGGACAATATGTAGATGCAGAAGTCATTTCACAAGACGATGAAGCAAAAACAAAAGTGCTCCGTTTTGAAGTAGAAAACTTAAGCGATAACACAAATATCCAGTTAGCGATGTCATATGGAATGAACCATGTTGTCAGAATGGTATTTGATGAAGCTTCAGTCGCTGTTAAAGAGCAGGAAGAGACTCCAGAGCCAACACCAGGTGAAGGAGAAGAAGAGCCATTAGCAGATGGCCATTACACAATCGACTATAAGGTATGGAAAGAAAACGCAGATGAAGCTTCCAGCATGGGCAATTACTTATCAAAGCCAGCTAAGCTTATTGTTGAAAACGGTAAAAGCTATATCCAGCTTAACCTATCTTCCAGCAACTTTGTAACAGGCTTTAAAACAGAAGTGAACGGGCAATACGTGGATGCAGAAGTCATTTCACAAGACGATGAAGCAAAAACAAAAGTGCTCCGTTTTGAAGTAGAAAACTTAAACGATACAACAAATATCCAGTTAGCGATGTCGTATGGAATGAACCATGTTGTCAGAATGGTTTTTGATGAAAGTACTATAACTGTAAGTGAGCCAGAAGAAACTCCAGAACCGACTCCAGGTGAAGGAGAAGAAGAGCCGCTAGCAGATGGTCTATACACAATCGACTATCTGGTTTGGAAAGAAAACGCAGATGAAGCTTCCAGCATGGGCAATTACCTATCAAAGCCAGCTAAGCTTATTGTTGAAAACGGCAAAAGCTATATCCAGCTTAACCTGTCTTCCAGCAATTTTGTGACAGGCTTTAAAACAGAGGTAAATGGGCAGTATGTAGATGCTGACGTTATCTCACAAGATGCTGCAGCCAATACAAAAGTGCTTCGCTTTGAAGTAGAAAACGTAAATGATGTAAAGAATATCCAGTTAGCAATGTCATATGGAATGAACCATATCGTCAGAATGGTATTTGATGAAGGTTCTATTGCTGTTGATGTACCAGAAGAAAATCCAGGTACAACACCAGGTGAAGGCGAAGGAGAAAATCCAGGCACGACACCAGGTGAAGGCGAAGGAGAAAATCCAGGTACAACACCAGGTGAAGGCGAAGGAGAAAATCCAGGCACAACACCAGGTGAAGGCGAAGGAGAAAATCCAGGCACAACACCAGATGAAGAACAGGGTGCAAATTCTGAATTTGTGGATGGTAAGTATGACCTGCAATACAGCATTCTGCATGCATTGCAAAACGAAAAATCTATGGCAGATCAATACTTTACTAAGCCTGGTAAAGTAACATTGAAAAATGGCAATGCCACTGTTCAAGTTGAATTTAGCGACTATATTACAGAATTTAAGCTTAACGGTAAAGACGCTAAAATTGTCAGCCAAAGTGCTGGAAAAACAATTGTAGAATTTGCTGTTGCTGATTTGAGTGGTTTAACTACTGCTGAAATTCATGTTGAAGTACCGGCAATTGGCTATGATCATTGGTATACGGTTCGTTTTGACTATGATACTAGCAATCTACCAACAAAATCCGGAGGTAATGACAACACTGGCGGCGGTAACGAAGAAGAAAATGGCTCTGAAAATGAAGAGGAAGAAAAACCAGCTGAAGAAACTCCAGGAAATGTAGATGAAGATACAAATGACCAAGATGATAAAGGTGAAAATGCAGTCTTAAAAAATGGAGAATACACAGTTGACTATTCTGTATTACATGCAAGTAAAAATGAAAAGTCAATGGCAGATTCTTATTTCGTTAAGCCTGGTAAATTAATCGTGAAGGATGGCAAAGTAGTTGCCCGCCTGACAATTAAAACAGACTTTATCACTGAATTCCTTGTTGGATCTAAAGCTGTGAAGGTAATAAGCGAATCTGGAGATTCTAAAGTAGTAGAATTCCCTGTTGCTGATTTAGCTAGTCCAACTGTTGGCAATATTCATGTTGTTATTCCAGAGTTGAATTATGATCACTGGTACGAAATTCGTTTCTTATTTGATGTTTCAGATCTTCCAGTAGCAGGAATTGAAAATGACTTTGATCAAATCAATCCTGAAGATACGAATACAACTACACCAGATGAAACAACAAACAATAACAGTGAAGACAATCTTGAGTATAACCGGGATGGAGATACAAACAGTGAACAGACAAACTCGTCTGCAGAAGCAAGCG
- a CDS encoding NEAT domain-containing protein, which produces MKTANIALAFLVTIFSVGSTVIPLDNKAYAAESSSSSVIADGEYSIGYTILHATNNEASMADQYYTKPAKLIVQNGQAKVQVEYSNLITEFKVNGITATKISESGGKTTAEFSVANLEALTGAQIHVQVPVINYDHWYTVRFDFDTATLVKK; this is translated from the coding sequence ATGAAGACAGCAAACATTGCTCTTGCGTTTCTTGTAACAATCTTTTCCGTTGGTAGTACAGTAATTCCTTTGGATAACAAAGCTTATGCTGCAGAGTCTAGCAGCAGTTCGGTTATTGCAGATGGTGAATATAGCATTGGCTATACTATCTTGCATGCAACAAATAATGAAGCTTCCATGGCAGACCAATATTATACAAAGCCTGCAAAACTAATCGTACAGAACGGACAGGCTAAAGTTCAGGTTGAATACAGCAATTTAATTACAGAGTTTAAAGTAAATGGCATTACTGCAACAAAGATAAGTGAAAGTGGCGGCAAAACTACTGCTGAGTTTTCTGTTGCTAATCTTGAGGCGTTGACAGGTGCTCAAATTCATGTCCAAGTGCCAGTAATTAATTATGATCATTGGTATACAGTGAGATTTGACTTTGATACAGCTACATTGGTTAAGAAATAG
- the isdC gene encoding heme uptake protein IsdC yields the protein MLKQNVAIKIVAILAIFTLLSVGASNKTLAASLADGEYSINYSVLRADSDSASMADGYFKKPAKLIVENGVHKVQVGISTSAITEFKVGGANVTEISKSGESSVVQFNVSSLNSPTAGEIHVIVEDQNYDHWYTIRFDFDESTANALSSQTTSTASDATNTTSDTETAASSTAKETTTEKVENPRTSDMSDITIYTVLMIVSVGIIVISIVNRKKLAK from the coding sequence TTGCTTAAACAGAACGTTGCAATAAAAATAGTTGCAATATTAGCAATTTTTACGCTTTTGTCTGTTGGTGCCAGTAACAAAACATTGGCTGCATCACTTGCAGATGGCGAGTATTCCATCAACTATTCTGTTTTGCGTGCAGATAGTGATTCAGCCTCCATGGCGGATGGATACTTTAAAAAGCCGGCAAAATTAATTGTCGAAAATGGTGTTCATAAAGTACAAGTAGGAATTTCCACATCTGCTATCACAGAATTTAAAGTAGGTGGCGCAAATGTCACTGAAATTAGTAAAAGTGGTGAATCTAGTGTGGTTCAATTTAATGTGAGCTCACTAAATAGTCCAACGGCTGGAGAAATTCATGTTATTGTCGAAGACCAGAATTATGACCATTGGTATACTATTAGGTTTGACTTTGATGAAAGCACGGCAAATGCTCTTTCTTCACAAACAACCTCAACAGCTTCAGATGCAACGAATACAACCTCAGATACAGAAACAGCTGCAAGCTCAACAGCAAAGGAAACAACAACAGAAAAAGTTGAAAATCCGAGAACTTCTGACATGTCAGATATCACTATCTATACAGTTTTAATGATAGTTTCCGTCGGTATCATTGTAATCTCTATTGTAAACAGAAAAAAACTAGCTAAATAG
- a CDS encoding thioredoxin fold domain-containing protein, whose amino-acid sequence MNNKVKWVLFTVVFLIVAGGIIIPVLSKSSEETIHNIKQIKATETFSQKDNGYIVYFWQAGCSYCQQLEKSVLEYNKAGEVPLYIVDMSDKENAASWYDWENHHKKWDKVIGRMENGQEIINDEIDMTELINDKTVSWSIQTGDDNKLIAVHQTPFENKSPQSAAELEITGTPTMIKIENGRLSSYSMGVQESAKLLGK is encoded by the coding sequence ATGAATAACAAGGTAAAATGGGTGCTTTTCACTGTAGTTTTCCTTATTGTTGCTGGCGGAATTATTATTCCAGTATTAAGCAAATCCAGTGAAGAGACGATACATAACATTAAACAAATAAAAGCAACGGAAACCTTCTCACAAAAGGACAATGGATATATCGTATATTTTTGGCAAGCTGGCTGCTCCTACTGTCAGCAATTAGAAAAATCGGTTTTGGAATACAACAAGGCAGGCGAGGTTCCTTTGTATATTGTTGACATGAGTGATAAGGAAAATGCGGCTAGCTGGTATGATTGGGAAAATCACCACAAAAAATGGGACAAGGTGATTGGAAGAATGGAGAACGGACAAGAAATTATCAATGACGAAATTGATATGACTGAATTGATAAATGATAAGACGGTTTCTTGGTCTATTCAAACAGGAGATGATAATAAGCTGATTGCAGTCCATCAGACTCCGTTTGAAAACAAATCTCCCCAATCAGCTGCTGAACTTGAAATAACGGGGACGCCAACGATGATTAAGATCGAGAATGGAAGACTCTCCAGCTATAGTATGGGCGTACAGGAGTCTGCAAAATTGCTGGGAAAATGA
- the pepT gene encoding peptidase T, which yields MKSAIIDRFISYAVIDTQSNEENTACPSTPGQLTLANQLVEELKEIGMEEVTIDENGYVMATLPANTDKKVPTIGFLAHLDTATDFTGKNVHPQVVDHYDGGDIVLNQDLHIVLSPADFPELTKYNSHTLITTDGTTLLGADNKAGITEIMTALIALKKSDIKHGKIRVAFTPDEEIGRGPHKFDVKAFQADFAYTVDGGPLGELQYESFHAAGAKITVNGTNVHPGTAKGKMVNSMKIAMELQNKLPSEEAPEKTSGYEGFYHLLSFEGDVEQTKLAYIIRDFDRELFEQKKANLTAIVADLNEKYGENTVVLHLSDQYYNMREKIEPVKEIVDIAYQAMENLGIKPIVEPIRGGTDGSQLSYMGLPTPNIFTGGENFHGKFEYISVDNMIKATDTIVEIVRLFEEKA from the coding sequence ATGAAAAGCGCTATTATTGATCGATTTATTTCTTATGCTGTTATTGATACACAATCGAACGAGGAAAATACCGCATGCCCTTCCACACCAGGACAGCTGACACTAGCAAACCAGCTTGTGGAGGAATTAAAGGAAATTGGCATGGAAGAAGTAACAATAGACGAAAATGGCTATGTTATGGCAACACTTCCGGCTAATACGGACAAGAAAGTGCCAACAATCGGCTTTTTAGCTCATTTGGACACTGCTACTGATTTCACAGGAAAAAATGTCCATCCTCAAGTTGTGGACCATTATGATGGCGGAGACATTGTCCTTAATCAAGACTTACATATCGTATTATCACCGGCAGATTTTCCAGAGCTGACAAAATACAACAGTCATACGTTAATAACTACAGATGGAACGACTCTACTAGGTGCTGACAATAAAGCAGGGATTACAGAAATTATGACTGCCCTTATTGCCTTAAAAAAATCAGACATAAAGCATGGCAAAATCAGAGTCGCATTTACACCAGATGAAGAAATTGGAAGAGGGCCCCATAAGTTTGATGTAAAGGCATTCCAAGCTGACTTTGCTTATACAGTCGATGGCGGTCCTCTTGGTGAGCTGCAATACGAAAGCTTTCATGCTGCAGGAGCGAAAATTACAGTTAATGGTACAAATGTCCATCCTGGTACCGCAAAAGGAAAAATGGTTAATTCCATGAAAATAGCAATGGAGCTGCAAAACAAGCTGCCATCTGAAGAGGCGCCTGAAAAAACTTCAGGCTATGAAGGCTTTTATCACCTGCTTTCATTTGAAGGCGATGTGGAGCAAACAAAACTAGCCTATATCATTCGCGATTTTGACAGAGAGTTATTTGAACAGAAAAAAGCAAACTTGACTGCCATTGTTGCTGATTTGAACGAAAAATACGGAGAAAACACAGTCGTTCTTCATTTAAGCGATCAATACTACAATATGCGTGAGAAAATAGAACCTGTTAAGGAAATTGTTGATATTGCCTATCAAGCAATGGAAAACCTTGGAATTAAGCCGATTGTTGAGCCTATCCGAGGTGGAACAGACGGCTCCCAATTATCTTATATGGGACTACCAACACCGAATATATTCACTGGCGGAGAAAACTTCCACGGTAAATTTGAATATATCTCGGTTGACAACATGATAAAAGCGACTGATACTATCGTCGAGATTGTCAGATTGTTCGAGGAAAAAGCATAA
- the rpe gene encoding ribulose-phosphate 3-epimerase codes for MVKIAPSILSADFAKLGEEIKDVERGGADYIHVDVMDGHFVPNITIGPLIVSAIRPITTLPLDVHLMIENPDQYIPAFAKAGADIITVHAEACPHLHRTLQLIKEHGVKPGVVLNPSTPVEMIKHVIEDVEMVLLMTVNPGFGGQAFIPSVLPKITEVRKLADQFNPGLEIEVDGGVNEQTAMLCKEAGANVLVAGSFIYDSEDRAKAIKAVRGE; via the coding sequence ATGGTTAAAATAGCACCATCCATTCTTTCAGCTGATTTTGCAAAACTGGGAGAAGAAATAAAAGATGTAGAGCGAGGCGGAGCCGATTATATCCATGTGGATGTGATGGACGGCCATTTTGTTCCAAATATCACTATTGGACCATTAATTGTGAGTGCAATTAGACCGATTACAACACTTCCTTTGGATGTCCATCTCATGATTGAAAACCCTGACCAATACATTCCAGCATTTGCTAAAGCTGGTGCAGATATTATTACCGTTCATGCAGAGGCATGTCCGCATCTTCACCGTACACTTCAGCTTATAAAAGAGCATGGTGTTAAGCCAGGTGTTGTCCTTAATCCAAGCACACCTGTGGAAATGATTAAGCATGTAATTGAAGATGTCGAAATGGTCCTGCTTATGACTGTTAACCCTGGCTTTGGCGGACAAGCATTCATTCCAAGTGTATTGCCAAAAATTACAGAGGTACGCAAACTGGCTGATCAGTTCAATCCAGGCTTGGAAATTGAAGTCGATGGTGGCGTTAATGAGCAAACTGCCATGCTTTGCAAAGAGGCTGGAGCTAATGTTCTTGTTGCCGGTTCCTTTATTTATGACAGTGAAGATAGAGCGAAGGCAATCAAGGCTGTTCGTGGAGAATAA
- a CDS encoding M20 family metallopeptidase, translating to MEDYLREREKEMIELLEELVNIDSGSYVKKGVDQIAAILEGKFTEAGFVSTIKKEKKTGNNVVLRHQDAKDPKIIIVAHMDTVFPEGTVEKRPFRIEGNRAYGPGVVDMKGSLVSVLYAIKALALVNASAIRNVEIVLNSDEEIGSSNSRKLIEQTARNKDYALIVEPGRKDGSIVSARKGGGRYTIKVKGTSAHAGVEHEKGRSAIEELAYKTIKLQKLTKYQEGITVNVGMIEGGTSINTVASSAVAGVDVRLVKMDQAPIIDKQIREICAVSDVEGTEIEVKGSISRPPMEKNSQSIQLLKIIKEAGKELGIEVKDTFTGGGSDGAFTSSMGIPTIDGMGPVGGNAHSEEEYLELNTFVERTLLLATVLTKLTAKVKMTA from the coding sequence ATGGAGGACTATTTAAGAGAAAGGGAAAAGGAAATGATTGAGCTGCTCGAGGAACTAGTTAATATTGACAGTGGCAGCTATGTAAAAAAAGGGGTAGACCAAATAGCAGCAATCCTCGAGGGTAAGTTTACAGAGGCTGGATTTGTGTCGACAATAAAAAAGGAAAAGAAAACGGGGAATAATGTTGTGCTGCGCCATCAGGATGCAAAAGATCCTAAGATTATTATTGTTGCGCATATGGATACTGTTTTTCCAGAAGGAACGGTAGAAAAACGCCCCTTCCGCATAGAAGGAAACAGAGCATATGGACCTGGTGTTGTAGACATGAAGGGCAGTCTTGTGTCTGTCCTGTATGCGATAAAAGCCTTAGCACTGGTTAATGCTTCCGCAATCAGAAATGTGGAAATTGTCCTAAATAGTGATGAAGAAATTGGGTCATCTAACTCAAGGAAGCTTATTGAACAAACAGCACGAAACAAGGATTATGCTTTAATTGTAGAACCAGGAAGAAAGGATGGGTCGATTGTGTCTGCCAGAAAAGGCGGCGGACGTTACACGATTAAGGTGAAGGGGACCTCTGCCCATGCAGGAGTGGAGCATGAAAAAGGCCGAAGTGCAATTGAAGAGCTTGCATACAAAACAATTAAACTTCAAAAATTAACAAAATATCAAGAAGGCATAACAGTAAACGTTGGAATGATAGAGGGTGGAACCTCTATTAATACAGTTGCATCCTCTGCCGTAGCTGGTGTTGATGTTCGTCTCGTAAAAATGGATCAAGCACCAATAATTGATAAGCAAATTAGAGAAATATGTGCTGTCTCTGATGTGGAAGGAACAGAAATCGAAGTGAAAGGAAGCATCAGCAGACCGCCAATGGAAAAAAACAGTCAATCTATTCAACTATTAAAGATTATCAAGGAAGCTGGGAAAGAGCTTGGCATTGAAGTGAAGGATACATTTACAGGCGGAGGATCTGACGGCGCATTTACAAGCTCAATGGGAATTCCGACGATAGATGGAATGGGACCTGTAGGTGGAAATGCCCATAGTGAAGAAGAATATTTAGAACTAAATACATTTGTTGAACGAACATTGCTGCTAGCAACCGTCTTAACAAAATTAACGGCAAAAGTAAAAATGACAGCATAA
- a CDS encoding GntR family transcriptional regulator — translation MTVKYQMVASVLEHDILQGRFQANEKLPTEEELMRTFQVSRNTIRRALNILADQGYVYQVQGSGLFLREFSRPGCITIRKMQGLTKELAGHEMNSQIIDMSLIKADEDLAKKMKCAPGDSLYFIKRLRFVNGEPLVLEEAYYNKTVVPYLNAEIAETSIYRYITDDLKLKVGFADKLIYCDKLSKEDGDHLKLAEGDPALIIENTVFLNTGVVFNVSLEKYNYSSAKLLALTF, via the coding sequence GTGACAGTTAAATATCAGATGGTCGCAAGTGTTTTGGAGCATGATATTCTCCAAGGGAGATTCCAAGCAAATGAGAAGCTTCCGACTGAGGAGGAATTAATGCGGACATTTCAGGTGAGCAGGAACACGATAAGACGAGCGTTAAATATATTGGCAGATCAAGGCTATGTCTATCAAGTTCAAGGGAGCGGACTTTTCCTGAGGGAATTTTCCCGGCCTGGCTGTATAACGATCCGCAAAATGCAGGGACTTACAAAAGAATTGGCAGGACATGAAATGAACAGCCAAATTATTGACATGTCTTTAATAAAGGCGGATGAAGATTTGGCTAAAAAGATGAAATGTGCACCAGGTGATTCCCTCTACTTCATAAAAAGACTTCGCTTCGTTAATGGTGAGCCCCTTGTTCTGGAAGAAGCTTACTATAATAAAACGGTAGTGCCCTACCTAAATGCAGAAATAGCCGAAACGTCGATCTATCGTTATATAACAGACGATTTAAAGCTAAAGGTGGGGTTTGCTGATAAGCTTATTTACTGTGACAAACTCTCAAAAGAAGATGGAGATCATTTGAAATTGGCAGAAGGTGACCCTGCGTTAATTATTGAAAATACGGTATTTTTAAACACAGGCGTTGTTTTTAATGTATCATTAGAGAAGTATAATTATTCGTCAGCAAAATTGCTGGCACTGACCTTCTAG